In one window of Fusobacteria bacterium ZRK30 DNA:
- a CDS encoding SHOCT domain-containing protein, which yields MIFLVKNGGTKEIPTGFSWTTFFFGFFPALIRGDIKWGVIMLGLALTTGGLSCLIFPFIYNKIYIKSLIEMGYRPKGSSDEKILKDMGVYDEDFLDNAIKTVSNIGTNNTTIQKTESLHPVDELKKWQELYKDGAITEEEFKLKKSQILNL from the coding sequence ATGATTTTTTTAGTAAAAAATGGAGGGACAAAAGAAATTCCAACAGGCTTTTCATGGACAACATTCTTTTTTGGTTTTTTTCCTGCACTTATAAGAGGTGACATCAAATGGGGAGTTATAATGTTAGGACTAGCATTAACAACAGGCGGATTGAGCTGCCTTATTTTCCCTTTTATCTACAATAAAATTTATATAAAAAGTTTAATCGAAATGGGGTATAGACCTAAGGGATCAAGTGATGAGAAAATACTAAAAGATATGGGAGTATATGATGAAGACTTTTTAGATAATGCAATAAAAACAGTTTCAAATATTGGAACTAACAATACAACTATTCAAAAAACAGAGTCACTTCATCCTGTAGATGAATTAAAAAAATGGCAGGAGCTTTATAAGGATGGAGCTATAACAGAGGAAGAATTTAAATTAAAGAAGTCGCAAATTTTAAATTTATAA
- a CDS encoding GNAT family N-acetyltransferase → MRIQKLDEKHLKECSRMYVQTFNREPWNDNWNEITSYKRLKDIYDTPGFLGLVVLDQDQLKAAVLGNIEQWYKGDMYNLREMFVNHEDKGSGIGSYLIVELEKRIKELGVNSISLFTSRGDFTEKFYIKNGFITEEDMIMMYKNIW, encoded by the coding sequence ATGAGAATTCAAAAATTAGATGAAAAGCATTTGAAAGAGTGCTCAAGAATGTATGTTCAGACATTTAATAGGGAACCATGGAATGACAATTGGAATGAAATTACATCGTATAAGAGATTGAAAGACATTTATGATACTCCGGGATTTTTAGGACTAGTAGTACTTGATCAAGATCAATTAAAAGCGGCTGTGTTAGGAAATATAGAACAGTGGTACAAAGGAGATATGTATAATTTGAGAGAGATGTTTGTAAATCATGAGGATAAAGGTAGTGGAATTGGAAGTTATTTAATTGTGGAATTAGAGAAAAGGATAAAAGAACTAGGAGTAAATTCAATAAGTTTATTTACCAGCAGGGGCGATTTCACTGAGAAGTTTTATATAAAGAACGGCTTTATTACCGAAGAAGACATGATAATGATGTATAAAAATATCTGGTAA
- a CDS encoding GTP pyrophosphokinase, with protein MHKLNKEEFFKTFEISDEYFTSTGLEWDNLNEIYADYCRIVPLLEKEAEHIVSKLIDVPLVHSVRRRVKEPSHLVEKIIRKGKKYHDLNIDVTNYIKIVTDLIGIRVLHLFKDDWINLHRSITDIWETKEIPQLNVRRGDYNMENLEDQLKDIDCEVIIREYGYRSVHYLIGAHISKSKETFIEIQARTVFEEAWSEIDHIIRYPYDTDNPILTEYLAIFNRIAGSADEMGMFIKKLKSEVGNSGKRELDLKFK; from the coding sequence ATACATAAATTAAATAAAGAAGAATTTTTTAAAACCTTTGAGATTTCAGATGAATATTTTACCTCTACAGGATTAGAGTGGGATAATTTAAATGAAATCTATGCTGATTATTGCAGAATAGTGCCTCTATTAGAAAAAGAAGCCGAACATATAGTTTCTAAATTAATAGATGTACCTTTAGTTCATTCTGTTAGAAGAAGGGTCAAAGAGCCCAGCCATCTAGTTGAAAAGATCATTAGAAAAGGTAAAAAATATCATGACCTGAATATCGACGTAACCAACTACATAAAAATAGTTACCGATCTAATCGGTATAAGAGTTTTACACCTATTCAAAGATGACTGGATAAACTTACACAGGAGTATCACAGATATTTGGGAAACCAAAGAGATCCCACAGCTAAACGTTAGACGTGGCGACTACAATATGGAAAATTTAGAGGATCAATTAAAAGATATCGACTGTGAAGTTATTATAAGGGAATACGGTTATAGATCTGTACACTACCTTATCGGAGCCCATATCTCAAAATCTAAAGAGACTTTTATAGAGATCCAAGCCAGAACAGTATTTGAGGAGGCTTGGAGTGAGATCGATCACATTATCAGATATCCATACGATACAGATAACCCTATCCTCACTGAATATCTTGCCATTTTTAACAGAATTGCCGGAAGTGCTGATGAGATGGGGATGTTTATAAAAAAATTAAAATCTGAAGTGGGAAACAGCGGTAAAAGGGAACTAGATTTAAAATTTAAATAA
- a CDS encoding SAM-dependent methyltransferase, which translates to MKKSKKFIYIINYPTFEEELCMLEMRSIFNTEPKDKILISHLEFNPSDSTFIKSRLEVFHEEENFEDILKALEEDIITLDDFRLEFIKALKADVPFSERFGYLSKIGDKIMGIPDIKSPKLVLALGKHNEKWVFGIHEKNDNLWITHEKKPCSYSNSLSVRVAKSVVNIASNGDKNIKIIDPCCGVGTTIVEGLSMGYEIQGTEISEKNTNNAKRNLGFFNLEPRVTHQDMHTIKESYDSSIVDIPYGLFSHITKDQQQDIIDTARRISKKMILITFEDLDYMVEKSGFKIVDRCAVTKGSFKRYILVCE; encoded by the coding sequence ATGAAAAAATCAAAAAAATTTATATATATTATTAACTATCCTACATTTGAAGAAGAACTTTGTATGTTAGAGATGAGATCTATTTTTAATACCGAGCCAAAGGACAAAATTTTAATATCTCATCTAGAATTTAATCCCTCTGATAGCACATTTATTAAAAGTCGATTGGAAGTTTTCCATGAGGAAGAAAATTTTGAAGATATTTTAAAAGCATTGGAAGAAGATATAATAACATTAGATGATTTTAGGCTGGAGTTTATAAAAGCCTTAAAAGCAGATGTTCCTTTCAGTGAAAGATTTGGATATCTCAGTAAAATTGGAGATAAAATTATGGGAATCCCAGATATTAAATCTCCTAAACTGGTTCTAGCCTTAGGTAAACACAATGAAAAATGGGTCTTTGGTATCCATGAAAAAAACGATAACCTGTGGATTACCCATGAAAAAAAACCTTGCAGCTACTCCAATTCTCTCAGTGTAAGAGTCGCCAAAAGTGTAGTAAATATAGCATCTAACGGAGATAAAAATATAAAGATTATAGATCCATGCTGCGGTGTAGGAACTACAATTGTAGAAGGGCTGTCTATGGGTTATGAAATTCAGGGAACTGAAATCAGTGAAAAAAACACCAATAATGCCAAAAGAAACTTAGGATTTTTTAATCTGGAACCCAGAGTTACCCACCAGGATATGCATACAATAAAAGAAAGTTATGACAGTTCTATAGTGGATATTCCCTATGGATTATTCAGTCATATTACCAAAGACCAGCAGCAGGATATAATAGACACTGCCAGACGAATCTCTAAAAAAATGATCCTTATAACCTTTGAAGATCTGGATTATATGGTTGAAAAATCAGGTTTTAAGATAGTTGACCGATGTGCCGTTACCAAGGGCAGCTTTAAAAGATATATCTTAGTCTGTGAATAG
- a CDS encoding helix-turn-helix domain-containing protein has translation MSGINIGNKIKEFRNLRGMSLKSLAEITEVSSSLLSQIEKGSANPSINTIKNISEKLDIPLFLFFKEEAPKDDFIVRKNSRRRMTFSKEEGISYELLTPDLSGSIEFMILTLTSGMESSEKRREHKGEEVAYILEGEVSLDLEGDNFTLSKGDSAKINSYMKHRWKNNGKKTVKIIFAINPPCF, from the coding sequence GTGAGCGGTATAAATATTGGAAATAAAATAAAAGAATTTAGAAATTTAAGGGGAATGAGTTTGAAATCACTGGCAGAGATAACGGAAGTTTCATCTTCTCTTTTGAGTCAGATAGAAAAAGGCAGTGCTAATCCATCGATCAATACGATAAAAAATATATCGGAAAAATTAGATATTCCTTTATTTTTATTTTTTAAAGAGGAGGCTCCGAAAGATGATTTTATAGTAAGAAAAAACAGCAGGAGAAGGATGACATTTTCAAAGGAAGAGGGGATATCCTATGAACTTCTGACTCCTGACCTTTCAGGAAGTATTGAATTTATGATCCTTACCCTGACTTCGGGGATGGAGTCCTCTGAAAAAAGAAGGGAACACAAGGGGGAAGAGGTGGCCTATATATTGGAAGGAGAAGTTTCATTAGACTTAGAAGGGGATAATTTTACCCTATCCAAAGGAGACAGTGCCAAGATAAATTCATATATGAAACATAGATGGAAAAACAACGGGAAAAAAACAGTGAAGATAATTTTTGCTATCAACCCTCCGTGTTTTTAA
- a CDS encoding alanine racemase, with the protein MNIDNLTTPCFLLNLDILEGNIQKFQRLADETKTQLWPMLKTHKSTEITRMQIEAGATGVLTGTIDEAEAVVEKSGVKKVMLAYPVLGEANIKRIVQLKNKAEVYIALDGKEGAREISEALGSNKINYLLILDSGLGRFGVKADKVVSAVKIIDSYKNLKFSGICTHTGQVYGVSGEKEVGSIIEMELNSTEMAVENLKKSDYECDIVATGTTPTFSETIKSPYITASRPGNYVFCDAIQVALGAATVEECSLTVMSTIVSHPTEDLFILDCGSKCLGLDKGAHGSSLIEGFGTVKGHPELIITGLSEEVAKVKICGETNLKIGSKIEIIPNHSCSAANMTSYMVGYRGKEIERLIEVDIRGNSKKPKID; encoded by the coding sequence ATGAATATAGATAATTTAACGACACCTTGTTTTTTATTGAATTTGGATATTTTAGAGGGAAATATCCAAAAATTTCAAAGGTTAGCCGATGAAACTAAAACACAATTATGGCCTATGCTCAAAACTCATAAAAGCACAGAGATAACTAGGATGCAGATAGAAGCAGGTGCCACTGGTGTACTCACAGGAACCATCGATGAAGCAGAAGCTGTAGTTGAAAAATCTGGTGTAAAAAAAGTAATGTTAGCTTATCCGGTTTTAGGGGAAGCTAATATAAAGAGGATAGTTCAATTAAAAAATAAAGCTGAGGTCTATATAGCTCTTGACGGAAAAGAGGGAGCCAGAGAGATCTCAGAAGCTTTAGGCAGTAACAAAATAAACTACCTCCTCATCTTAGATTCAGGATTAGGAAGGTTTGGAGTAAAAGCTGATAAAGTAGTTTCAGCAGTAAAAATAATAGATAGTTATAAAAATTTAAAATTTTCAGGGATTTGTACACATACAGGCCAGGTTTATGGAGTTTCAGGGGAAAAAGAAGTAGGTTCTATAATCGAGATGGAGCTTAATTCCACTGAGATGGCTGTTGAAAATCTGAAAAAATCAGACTATGAATGTGATATTGTAGCCACAGGAACCACCCCTACATTCTCTGAAACTATAAAATCACCATATATAACAGCATCCAGACCTGGAAATTATGTATTCTGTGATGCGATACAGGTAGCATTAGGAGCTGCCACAGTGGAGGAGTGCTCCCTTACAGTTATGAGTACCATAGTTTCTCATCCAACTGAAGATTTGTTTATTTTAGATTGTGGAAGCAAGTGTTTAGGTTTAGATAAGGGGGCACACGGTAGTTCACTTATCGAGGGATTTGGAACTGTAAAGGGTCATCCCGAACTTATAATTACCGGTCTTTCAGAGGAAGTAGCTAAAGTTAAGATCTGTGGGGAGACAAATCTTAAAATAGGTTCAAAAATAGAGATAATTCCTAATCACAGCTGTTCTGCTGCAAATATGACCAGCTATATGGTCGGTTATAGGGGTAAAGAAATAGAACGTTTAATAGAAGTAGATATAAGGGGAAACTCTAAAAAACCTAAAATAGATTAA
- a CDS encoding DUF3298 and DUF4163 domain-containing protein, translating to MKKLIIIVLISLSIISCNLIENKKEITYQEKNDIYEISWVVPKTPYPEIDREIRKSLKEFQADLIKTGKEFHEELVKNNETSSLLPYELKGSYEVIENNLDVYSLIYKIYFYTGGAHGIEEYTIYNISRDTKKTVKLEELIGKDYKKLIIEEINKQMDENNLLKNENPKKLIYFVDKITNLEGTSFYFQGKNLVILFPEYMIAPYSSGKITFKFPLYKILD from the coding sequence ATGAAAAAATTAATAATTATTGTTTTAATAAGTTTATCTATTATCTCCTGTAACCTTATAGAAAACAAGAAAGAAATAACTTATCAAGAAAAAAATGATATCTATGAGATCAGTTGGGTAGTTCCGAAAACACCATATCCAGAAATAGACAGGGAGATAAGAAAATCACTGAAAGAATTCCAGGCAGACCTCATAAAAACTGGTAAAGAGTTTCATGAAGAATTGGTAAAAAATAATGAAACTTCCTCCCTTCTCCCTTATGAATTAAAAGGGAGTTATGAAGTGATAGAAAATAATCTGGATGTTTACTCCCTTATCTATAAAATATATTTTTATACAGGAGGGGCCCATGGAATAGAGGAATATACAATATATAACATATCCAGGGATACTAAAAAAACTGTTAAATTGGAGGAATTGATAGGAAAAGATTATAAAAAACTGATAATAGAAGAAATAAATAAACAAATGGATGAAAACAATCTTTTAAAAAATGAAAATCCAAAAAAATTAATTTATTTTGTGGACAAAATAACTAATTTAGAGGGAACAAGCTTTTATTTTCAAGGAAAAAATCTGGTTATTCTATTTCCCGAATATATGATAGCTCCATATTCCAGTGGTAAAATTACCTTTAAATTTCCCTTATATAAAATTTTAGATTAA
- a CDS encoding thioredoxin family protein codes for MTFKELFEVGQTFENYIEVATQSERDRIPKNHSRIELPMDLIEEIKEVKEEIYILASGEMWCPDCQLNITVAKKLTEINDNIKLSIISMGRGRTYLMPLLNLEEFKIPTMVILDKNFNQLGLFLERPKNTKKLEENAENELFYLKGNFLTDAARELILLMKG; via the coding sequence ATGACATTTAAAGAACTTTTTGAGGTAGGGCAGACATTTGAAAACTATATAGAAGTAGCTACTCAGAGTGAAAGGGATAGGATTCCTAAAAATCATTCCAGAATAGAACTGCCCATGGATCTGATTGAGGAAATTAAAGAGGTTAAAGAAGAGATCTATATCTTGGCTAGTGGTGAGATGTGGTGCCCGGATTGTCAATTAAATATAACTGTGGCTAAAAAATTAACTGAAATCAACGACAATATCAAACTTTCTATAATATCTATGGGAAGGGGAAGAACATATTTGATGCCTCTGCTTAATTTAGAGGAATTTAAAATACCCACAATGGTTATTTTGGATAAAAATTTTAATCAACTGGGATTATTTTTGGAACGGCCTAAAAATACAAAAAAATTGGAAGAAAATGCCGAAAATGAATTATTTTATCTTAAGGGGAATTTTTTAACGGATGCCGCAAGAGAACTGATCTTATTAATGAAGGGATAA
- a CDS encoding murein L,D-transpeptidase catalytic domain family protein, with protein MKKLVLFISVFLVYSLSFSTLIDKNLYKKLDTPRLDKKVLNRALEGLSEIDIKNKEVITIIDYTKSANEKRLFVIDLKKEKIIFDTYVSHGKNTGGEFAKNFSNNIDSLQSSVGFFKTSNTYMGSNGYSMRLDGLEKGINDNARERNIVIHGAKYATESFINKNGRLGRSWGCPAVPLDLSKDLINSIKGGSIVYINGDLNNYQKKTKFYMNF; from the coding sequence ATGAAAAAATTAGTATTATTTATATCTGTTTTTCTCGTTTACAGTCTAAGTTTCAGCACTCTTATCGATAAGAACCTATATAAAAAATTAGATACACCAAGATTGGATAAAAAAGTTTTAAACAGAGCCCTTGAAGGATTATCGGAGATTGATATAAAGAATAAAGAAGTTATAACAATCATTGACTATACAAAATCAGCCAATGAAAAAAGATTGTTTGTTATCGACCTGAAGAAAGAAAAAATTATTTTCGATACCTATGTTTCCCACGGAAAAAATACCGGAGGGGAATTTGCCAAAAATTTTTCAAACAATATAGATTCCCTTCAAAGTTCAGTTGGATTTTTCAAAACTTCCAATACTTATATGGGTTCTAACGGATATTCTATGAGATTAGATGGGTTAGAAAAAGGTATCAATGACAATGCCAGGGAAAGAAATATAGTTATTCATGGGGCAAAATATGCTACAGAATCATTTATAAATAAAAATGGAAGATTGGGGAGAAGCTGGGGATGTCCGGCTGTCCCTCTAGATCTAAGTAAAGACCTGATCAACAGTATCAAAGGTGGAAGTATTGTTTATATCAATGGGGATTTAAACAATTATCAGAAAAAAACAAAGTTCTATATGAACTTCTAA
- a CDS encoding alpha-amylase family glycosyl hydrolase yields the protein MDLRKFLYKGDDLGVTFKEDGTTKIKVWAPNIKNVLLNLYSKNDPQRLIFSKNMAKLEDDVWSIILKETETGYLNLDKFFYDFKVEHLDGSVKYALDPYAKSMASFVPDEDIDNIGRGAIVSMDSEEAGEKPTSIGMSNLGSPTDMVAYEIHIRDFTIGIGMEDAGTFKAFYEYDKGIEHLKELGVTHVQFLPIQNYFTVDEGNKKYNELGSSYNWGYDPHNYFTPEGWLAADAENPYGRIKELRNLVNKLHENGIGVIMDVVYNHTYNWDIFENLTPGSYYRMFGESISGGTGAGPTLESRNPMVRKLIIDSIKFFIDEYGIDGFRFDLMGFMDIETMIEIRKAVGDNIILQGEAWNFTDLPVNEAPVKGHIANYPHRINLAVFNDSTRDSYLGKIHEKGFVQGNYDFTDICRAGIIGNIIDYYDKSVSIDLYHRFAYSPNETLQYLSIHDGFTLWDKINLSYNGTMKERIHLSKFSLGMLFTSQGKIIIQGGTEIGLTKPLGARHQPKDPESDRAHTSEFINFDDDIGNITHYHENSYSSSDFVNKIRWERKENHLFKGLYNYCAGLIKLRRYVNAFRYSTSENIKKGLKFILVDDFNAYRVIAYTLDNRIEYNYRPGVERIPYSKFLVVHNASFEVLNLKDEEFFKGMDILVDSENAGIIPIKDTEIVVKEGSLTITGNTTVVLGVRE from the coding sequence ATGGATCTAAGAAAATTTTTATATAAAGGTGATGATTTAGGAGTTACTTTTAAAGAAGATGGAACCACAAAAATAAAGGTTTGGGCTCCTAACATAAAAAATGTTCTCTTGAATTTATATTCTAAAAATGATCCCCAAAGACTTATTTTTTCTAAAAATATGGCTAAATTAGAGGATGATGTCTGGAGTATTATTTTAAAGGAAACAGAAACCGGTTATTTAAATTTGGATAAATTTTTTTATGACTTTAAAGTGGAACACCTGGACGGATCTGTAAAATATGCTTTGGATCCCTATGCCAAGTCCATGGCAAGTTTTGTACCAGATGAAGATATAGATAATATAGGGAGAGGAGCCATAGTATCTATGGACTCAGAGGAAGCAGGAGAGAAGCCGACTAGTATTGGAATGTCGAACCTGGGGTCTCCTACAGATATGGTAGCCTACGAGATCCATATAAGGGATTTTACCATAGGTATAGGGATGGAAGATGCAGGAACTTTTAAGGCTTTTTATGAATATGACAAAGGGATAGAACACCTGAAGGAGTTAGGAGTCACCCATGTTCAATTTTTACCTATACAAAATTATTTTACTGTAGATGAAGGAAATAAAAAATATAATGAACTGGGATCATCGTATAATTGGGGATATGACCCCCACAATTACTTTACACCTGAAGGGTGGTTAGCTGCAGATGCAGAAAATCCATATGGCCGAATCAAAGAACTACGAAATTTGGTGAATAAACTCCATGAAAATGGAATTGGAGTTATCATGGATGTAGTTTATAACCATACCTATAATTGGGATATATTTGAAAATTTAACACCGGGATCTTATTATCGTATGTTTGGTGAAAGTATCTCTGGAGGAACAGGAGCAGGACCGACTTTGGAAAGCCGGAATCCCATGGTAAGAAAATTAATTATTGATTCAATAAAATTTTTTATAGATGAATATGGGATAGATGGATTTAGGTTTGACCTTATGGGCTTTATGGATATAGAGACTATGATAGAGATTAGAAAAGCTGTAGGAGATAATATAATATTGCAGGGTGAAGCTTGGAACTTTACAGATCTTCCTGTTAATGAAGCTCCTGTAAAGGGACATATAGCCAACTATCCCCATAGGATAAATTTAGCTGTCTTTAATGACAGTACCAGAGACTCCTACTTGGGAAAGATTCATGAAAAGGGATTTGTTCAGGGGAATTATGATTTTACAGATATATGCAGAGCTGGAATTATTGGAAATATAATAGATTATTATGATAAATCGGTAAGTATAGATCTCTATCATAGGTTTGCCTATTCTCCCAATGAAACTTTGCAGTATCTTTCAATTCACGACGGTTTTACCCTTTGGGATAAGATAAATTTATCCTATAATGGAACTATGAAAGAAAGGATACATCTGTCTAAATTCAGTCTGGGAATGCTTTTTACCTCCCAGGGGAAGATAATCATTCAAGGTGGAACAGAGATCGGTCTGACAAAGCCCCTAGGAGCCAGACACCAGCCAAAAGATCCAGAATCAGATAGAGCACATACATCGGAATTTATAAATTTTGATGATGATATCGGAAATATAACCCACTACCATGAAAACAGTTACTCCTCCTCTGATTTTGTCAACAAGATCAGGTGGGAAAGGAAGGAGAATCATCTCTTTAAAGGACTCTATAATTATTGTGCCGGTTTAATAAAACTAAGAAGATATGTTAATGCCTTTAGGTATTCAACCTCGGAAAATATAAAAAAAGGATTGAAGTTTATATTGGTAGATGATTTTAATGCCTATAGGGTAATAGCCTATACCCTGGACAATAGAATAGAATATAACTATAGACCAGGAGTAGAAAGGATCCCATATAGTAAATTTTTAGTTGTACACAACGCTTCCTTTGAGGTTTTAAATTTAAAAGACGAGGAATTTTTTAAAGGTATGGATATCTTAGTAGACTCAGAAAATGCCGGTATTATTCCAATAAAAGATACGGAGATAGTAGTAAAAGAAGGTTCGTTAACAATTACAGGAAATACAACGGTAGTTTTAGGAGTTAGGGAATAG
- the gltA gene encoding NADPH-dependent glutamate synthase produces MFEIMKKEYLSENIVLMDIKAPKLAKKAMPGEFLIVKVDEFGERIPLTVCDYDRKYETITIIYQIVGKSTEDMAALEVGDHFQDVVGPLGQMSEFVHEDIEELKKQKIVFIAGGVGTAPVYPQVKWFAEQGIEVDVIIGARNKDYVILENEFRALTPNVYVCTDDGSQGLHGRVTDMLSKLVAENKKYDHVVAIGPMIMMKFVALLTKELNIPTTVSLNPLMVDGTGMCGACRVVIDGEVKFACVDGPEFDGHKVDYDEAQNRLRMKKENKLEHGENKNCPIDHEEVTDPKKRAHPRMLEATSRSKCFDEVNLGLTLDEAVREAKRCLVCKNPRCVSACPVGIDIPGFISELKNVEVGKSAEVLAKYTKLASVCGRVCPQEKQCEGSCIVGIKSEPVAIGLLERFVGDWSLKHLEVSSTPKNGKKVGVIGSGPAGLAAAAELATLGYEIDVFESLHKLGGVLTYGIPGFRLPKDIVNGEIGRIQKLGVDFHTNVVVGKTTTVDELLDEGYDAVFIGSGAGLPRFMGIPGENSVGVLSANEFLTRVNLMGGNKEGYHTPTTIGKKVAVVGAGNVSMDAARVAKRLGAEAHIVYRRSEEEIPARHEEVEHAMEEGIQFNLLTNPVAVIADETGQVTGLKCVKMELGEADESGRRRPQAIEGSEFVIEADTVIMSIGTMPNDLVTGTTKDLELTRWNTIQTMENKETATSREGVFAGGDIVTGAATVILAMGAGKDAAHEIDEYIKGKN; encoded by the coding sequence ATGTTTGAAATAATGAAAAAAGAGTATTTGTCAGAAAATATTGTACTTATGGATATTAAAGCTCCTAAGTTAGCTAAAAAAGCTATGCCAGGAGAATTTTTAATAGTAAAGGTAGATGAATTCGGTGAAAGAATTCCTTTAACTGTATGTGACTATGATAGAAAATATGAAACTATAACTATAATCTATCAAATCGTTGGAAAGAGTACTGAAGATATGGCAGCTCTTGAAGTGGGAGATCATTTTCAAGATGTAGTTGGACCTTTAGGACAGATGAGTGAATTTGTTCATGAAGATATAGAAGAATTAAAAAAACAAAAGATCGTTTTTATAGCTGGAGGAGTTGGAACAGCACCAGTATACCCACAGGTTAAATGGTTTGCAGAACAAGGAATAGAAGTAGATGTTATAATTGGAGCTAGAAATAAAGATTATGTTATCTTAGAAAATGAATTTAGAGCTTTAACACCAAATGTATATGTATGTACAGATGATGGTTCTCAAGGACTTCATGGTAGAGTAACAGATATGCTTTCTAAATTAGTAGCTGAAAATAAAAAATATGATCATGTAGTAGCTATTGGACCTATGATCATGATGAAATTTGTAGCACTATTAACAAAAGAATTAAATATACCAACTACAGTAAGTTTAAATCCATTGATGGTAGATGGAACAGGAATGTGTGGAGCTTGTAGAGTTGTTATCGATGGTGAAGTAAAGTTTGCCTGTGTAGACGGTCCTGAATTTGACGGTCATAAAGTAGACTACGATGAAGCACAAAACAGACTTAGAATGAAAAAAGAAAATAAATTAGAGCATGGTGAAAATAAAAATTGTCCTATCGACCATGAAGAAGTAACAGATCCAAAGAAAAGAGCTCATCCAAGAATGTTAGAGGCAACATCTAGAAGTAAGTGTTTTGATGAAGTTAATTTAGGTCTTACTTTAGATGAAGCAGTAAGAGAAGCTAAAAGATGTTTAGTGTGTAAAAACCCTAGATGTGTGTCAGCATGTCCTGTAGGAATTGATATTCCAGGATTTATTAGTGAATTAAAGAATGTAGAAGTTGGAAAATCAGCGGAAGTTTTAGCTAAATATACAAAATTAGCATCTGTATGTGGAAGAGTATGTCCTCAAGAGAAGCAGTGTGAAGGATCTTGTATAGTTGGTATAAAGAGTGAACCAGTAGCAATCGGACTTTTAGAAAGATTTGTTGGAGACTGGAGTTTAAAGCATCTTGAAGTAAGTTCTACACCTAAAAATGGTAAAAAAGTAGGAGTAATCGGAAGTGGACCTGCAGGATTAGCAGCAGCAGCAGAATTAGCTACTTTAGGATATGAAATAGATGTATTTGAATCATTACATAAATTAGGTGGAGTATTAACTTATGGTATTCCAGGATTTAGATTACCAAAAGATATCGTAAATGGTGAAATTGGAAGAATCCAAAAATTAGGAGTAGATTTCCATACAAACGTAGTAGTAGGAAAGACAACTACTGTAGATGAATTATTAGATGAAGGATACGATGCTGTATTTATCGGAAGTGGAGCAGGATTACCTAGATTCATGGGAATTCCTGGAGAAAACTCAGTAGGAGTTTTATCAGCTAACGAATTTTTAACTAGAGTAAACTTAATGGGTGGAAATAAGGAAGGTTACCATACTCCAACAACTATCGGTAAAAAAGTAGCTGTAGTAGGAGCAGGAAACGTATCTATGGACGCAGCCAGAGTTGCTAAGAGATTAGGAGCTGAAGCTCATATTGTTTATAGAAGAAGTGAAGAAGAGATCCCTGCTAGACATGAAGAAGTAGAACATGCAATGGAAGAGGGAATCCAATTCAACTTATTAACTAACCCGGTTGCAGTAATAGCTGACGAAACTGGACAAGTAACTGGATTAAAATGTGTTAAGATGGAATTAGGAGAAGCTGATGAAAGTGGAAGAAGAAGACCACAAGCAATTGAAGGATCTGAATTCGTTATCGAAGCTGACACAGTTATCATGTCAATCGGAACTATGCCAAATGATCTAGTAACAGGAACAACTAAGGATCTTGAGTTAACTAGATGGAACACAATCCAAACTATGGAAAATAAGGAAACTGCAACTTCTAGAGAAGGAGTTTTCGCTGGAGGAGACATCGTAACAGGTGCTGCTACAGTAATCTTGGCTATGGGAGCAGGAAAAGATGCTGCCCATGAAATAGATGAATATATTAAAGGAAAAAATTAA